The sequence ACAATCTGCATGGAGGTCTGGACATTTATCTTCGTTAAGCTTTCAAGTTAGTGTATTTCAAAAGCCATTCAAGCGAAGACTAATCCTTAATGTTAGTTTATGCCGTACTTATTAAAACGGTCACGAGGATTGTTTTCGTGACCGTTTGATATTGATTTTTATTTAAAATTAAATCAATTTTTTGATGCAAGCCTCCAAACTCTCTCGCCAATAGGGAATTTGAATTCCAAAAGTAGATTTTATTTTATTTTTATCCATGACAGAGTATGCCGGTCTTACCGCTCTGGTAACATATTCGGATGTTTTAACCGGGTTTACTTTTACAATCGTGTTGCTGAGGTCAAAAATACTTTTGGCAAAGTCAAACCAGGATGTTACGCCTTCGTTGCTGTAATGGTATATGCCATATGCATTGCTGCCCGACCCAATAATATCGAAGATAGCTTGTGCTAAATCAACCGCATAGGTCGGGGAGCCGGTCTGATCTACAATTACTCCTAACTGTTCGCGTTCATTTCCTAAACGAAGCATTGTTTTTACAAAGTTATTCCCATATTCGGAATATAACCAGCTGGTACGCAGGATAAAGTATTTTTCTAGGACATTAGAAATGGCCGCTTCTCCTTCCAGCTTTGTAAGCCCATAGACGTTCTCCGGTTTTGCCGGGTCTGTTTCGGATAATATTTTGGGCACATTGCCTCCAAATACAAAATCAGTAGAAACATGAATTAGTGTAGCGTCGTACAGGAGGCAAGCCTTTGCAATGTTTTCAGCTCCGTCTCTGTTTACTTTACGACAAATTTCAATGTCATCTTCCGCTTTGTCAACTGCGGTATAGGCAGCGCAGTTAATGACGAATTCAGGTTTTTCTTTTATGAATAATAAATCTAAAAGATTTAGATCAAGTATATTACCCTCTTGTTCCGATGGGAAGGAAATATCTTGATTGCCATTTTCTTCAGCAACCTTTCTAAGGCAATTACCTAATTGTCCGGAAGCTCCCAGTACGAGTATTTTCATTTTGGTTGAATTGTTAATAGGATAAAGATACGGTGAATAAACTGAGGAAGTAAAATAAGATCCGGACAAAACGACATTTTGCTCCGGTATCTTGGCCGACACTATTCACCTGAACAGTCACAAATACGACGTCCAGCAAGTTCAATTTTAAAAAGTTAAAACTTCGTTAGGGATTTTTCTTATTAACAGATTTTCCTTCCTCAGCCGAAACAACTTAAATGAATGAGTTATTACGCAAGAGATAATTTAGATAATTTTTTCCAATCGCAGGACCAATATACAACTGCAGGGTTGGAAATTCAGGGATACTTATTCCGGAATATCCGTGCAGGCTTGTAATAAAAGGGCTTGAAAACAATTTTTGACCTGCTGGCGACTTCTTAAATGAAAATCAAGTTTGCCGGGATCTATAAGCCCGGCTCTTCATTAATCAAATTTAAATCATTTCCCTTTTTGCCGGTCAAAAAAACTCTGCTTGTAAAAGGTAGGAGACTAAGCACAGCGGTACTAGTATAGAATACTGTCAGAGACCAT is a genomic window of Dyadobacter subterraneus containing:
- the rfbD gene encoding dTDP-4-dehydrorhamnose reductase, which encodes MKILVLGASGQLGNCLRKVAEENGNQDISFPSEQEGNILDLNLLDLLFIKEKPEFVINCAAYTAVDKAEDDIEICRKVNRDGAENIAKACLLYDATLIHVSTDFVFGGNVPKILSETDPAKPENVYGLTKLEGEAAISNVLEKYFILRTSWLYSEYGNNFVKTMLRLGNEREQLGVIVDQTGSPTYAVDLAQAIFDIIGSGSNAYGIYHYSNEGVTSWFDFAKSIFDLSNTIVKVNPVKTSEYVTRAVRPAYSVMDKNKIKSTFGIQIPYWRESLEACIKKLI